The following coding sequences lie in one Peribacillus frigoritolerans genomic window:
- the spoIIIAG gene encoding stage III sporulation protein AG translates to MNKDKGPLSWLQKLLNKDPDQKEPKEKKPSLYVYALIVVLLGSGIMMAGNLLTTNQTGQTSEVTTVFNNDKQQNDEEDVETFGQKKSEFKTTKDYEIYLQNEMKEALESIAGVQDVKVVIYVDASEKKVYERNKVTQKQVTEETDQEGGKRTVEDTSVDEQLVLVKSGEKEGPIISETKKPSVRGVLVVAKGAENIQIKKWIIEAVTRSLDVPSHRVSVMPKK, encoded by the coding sequence TTGAACAAAGACAAAGGTCCATTATCCTGGCTGCAAAAACTATTAAATAAAGACCCTGACCAAAAAGAGCCTAAGGAAAAAAAACCTTCCCTGTATGTCTATGCTCTAATAGTTGTCCTTTTGGGATCGGGAATCATGATGGCCGGGAATTTGTTAACCACCAACCAGACGGGACAAACATCTGAAGTGACGACTGTATTCAATAATGATAAACAGCAAAATGATGAAGAGGATGTTGAAACATTCGGTCAGAAGAAATCAGAATTCAAGACTACAAAAGACTATGAAATATATCTACAGAATGAAATGAAGGAAGCGCTTGAATCCATCGCAGGCGTCCAGGATGTAAAAGTCGTAATCTACGTCGATGCATCCGAGAAGAAAGTATATGAACGAAACAAAGTCACCCAAAAACAAGTCACTGAAGAAACCGACCAGGAAGGCGGCAAAAGGACGGTCGAAGACACATCGGTTGATGAACAGCTCGTTTTGGTCAAGAGCGGTGAGAAAGAAGGACCGATCATTTCGGAAACGAAAAAACCTAGTGTACGAGGAGTCCTGGTAGTTGCAAAAGGGGCCGAAAACATTCAAATAAAGAAGTGGATCATCGAGGCTGTCACACGCTCACTTGATGTACCGAGTCACAGGGTTTCTGTCATGCCTAAAAAATAA
- the spoIIIAF gene encoding stage III sporulation protein AF: MSFLAGWVSNIIIFVLLATVIDMLLPNSALQKYAKMVIGLLLIAIIITPILGLFNKDFDDILTAATSEFEDQKKKDLGNLTEMKKKEIQAAQGAYILEQMAVQLQTEVEEELMVDYNMKISSIDVGVKNEEEPGVDDLQNITISLEKAEGKENSEIEAVAKVDINAESPSTSNDANLDAVKRFLATSWSVDEEIIEIAGERK; this comes from the coding sequence GTGAGTTTTTTAGCTGGCTGGGTATCCAACATCATCATATTTGTATTGCTGGCTACTGTGATCGATATGCTTCTTCCGAATTCAGCTTTACAGAAGTATGCCAAAATGGTTATCGGGCTTTTATTGATTGCGATCATCATCACTCCTATATTGGGATTATTCAATAAGGATTTCGATGATATTCTCACTGCGGCTACTAGTGAATTTGAAGATCAGAAAAAAAAAGATTTAGGAAATTTGACAGAAATGAAGAAAAAAGAAATACAAGCAGCACAGGGTGCATATATTTTAGAACAAATGGCTGTCCAATTACAGACAGAAGTGGAAGAGGAGCTGATGGTGGATTATAACATGAAGATTAGTTCAATTGATGTAGGGGTCAAGAATGAGGAAGAACCTGGTGTTGATGATCTGCAGAACATAACCATCTCATTGGAAAAGGCAGAAGGGAAAGAAAACTCGGAGATAGAGGCAGTAGCGAAGGTTGATATCAATGCAGAAAGCCCATCCACTTCAAATGATGCCAATCTGGATGCTGTCAAAAGGTTTCTGGCAACAAGTTGGTCTGTTGATGAAGAGATCATTGAAATCGCCGGGGAAAGGAAGTGA
- the spoIIIAE gene encoding stage III sporulation protein AE, with translation MKQRMPYLSILFVLLFFLHASIGQAAENPENGEIEQEPIMQSELVQGQIERLGVDELKEYWDDIVTEYGGFLPESQKGSFMDFVSGDKKFSFDEWIKGMTKFIFHELLVNGKLLGSLILLTVFSMFLQSLQNAFEQSSVSKVAYAIVYMVLIILALNSFHVAIEYTKDTIDLMISFLMALIPLLLALIAASGGLVSAAFFHPVLMFLMNTSGILIQFVVLPLLFFAAILSIVSTLTEHYKVTQLAQLLRNFAIGILGAFMTIFLGVISVQGASSAVADGVTIRTAKFVTGNFIPVIGRMFTDATDTVISASVLLKNTVGLSGVIILLLITTFPAIKILMISFVYKLAASLLQPLGGGPVIKCLDIISKSMIYIFAALAIVSLMFFLSITVIIASGNITLMVR, from the coding sequence ATGAAGCAGCGGATGCCTTACTTATCCATTCTATTCGTTTTACTCTTTTTTTTGCATGCATCTATTGGACAAGCTGCCGAAAATCCTGAAAATGGTGAAATCGAACAAGAGCCGATCATGCAGTCCGAGCTGGTACAAGGCCAAATAGAAAGGCTGGGTGTTGATGAGCTCAAAGAATATTGGGATGACATCGTTACGGAATATGGAGGATTTCTACCGGAAAGCCAGAAAGGGAGCTTTATGGACTTCGTAAGCGGCGATAAGAAATTTTCCTTTGACGAATGGATAAAGGGAATGACAAAATTCATTTTTCATGAACTGCTCGTGAATGGAAAGCTGCTGGGATCACTCATTTTATTAACCGTTTTCAGCATGTTCCTTCAGTCTTTGCAGAATGCGTTCGAGCAAAGCTCCGTGAGTAAGGTTGCTTATGCAATCGTTTATATGGTGCTGATCATTTTGGCACTTAACAGTTTTCATGTGGCGATTGAATATACAAAAGATACGATAGATTTGATGATTTCCTTTTTAATGGCGCTCATCCCTTTACTCTTGGCATTGATAGCAGCTTCAGGGGGACTTGTATCAGCAGCTTTCTTTCACCCGGTATTAATGTTTTTGATGAATACAAGCGGCATTTTGATCCAGTTTGTCGTCCTTCCGTTATTATTCTTTGCAGCGATTTTAAGCATCGTCAGCACGCTGACCGAACATTATAAAGTGACACAGCTGGCACAGCTTCTCCGTAATTTTGCCATTGGTATCCTTGGGGCTTTCATGACCATATTTCTTGGTGTGATATCCGTTCAGGGGGCATCATCTGCTGTAGCTGACGGAGTGACGATCAGGACGGCCAAATTCGTGACAGGTAACTTTATACCGGTAATAGGGCGCATGTTTACCGATGCAACGGATACGGTCATAAGTGCCTCCGTACTTTTGAAGAATACAGTCGGCTTGTCTGGCGTCATCATACTCTTGCTCATTACCACGTTTCCCGCCATAAAAATCCTGATGATTTCTTTTGTCTATAAATTGGCAGCCAGTCTTTTGCAGCCGCTTGGCGGAGGACCTGTAATAAAATGCCTTGACATTATTAGTAAAAGCATGATTTATATTTTCGCTGCATTGGCCATTGTCTCACTCATGTTTTTTTTAAGTATCACGGTAATTATCGCCTCTGGAAACATTACTTTGATGGTTCGTTAG
- the spoIIIAD gene encoding stage III sporulation protein AD, translated as MEIIKIVAIALVATFLALIVKEQKPNFAFLLVVFVGCSIFLFLADKIYEIILMLEKIAVNANVNTVYLETILKIIGIAYIAEFASQITKDAGQGSLASKIELSGKILILAMAIPILTVIIETILQMLPS; from the coding sequence ATTGAAATCATAAAAATCGTGGCCATTGCCCTAGTTGCCACCTTTTTGGCACTGATCGTCAAAGAGCAAAAACCAAATTTCGCCTTCCTGCTTGTCGTTTTTGTAGGATGCTCCATTTTTCTTTTTTTGGCTGACAAAATATACGAAATTATTTTAATGTTAGAAAAAATCGCGGTTAATGCGAATGTAAATACCGTGTATCTAGAGACCATCTTAAAAATAATCGGAATTGCCTATATTGCAGAATTCGCTTCTCAAATTACAAAAGATGCAGGGCAAGGTTCCCTCGCTTCCAAAATAGAATTAAGCGGAAAAATCTTGATTCTTGCCATGGCGATTCCGATTTTAACTGTCATTATCGAAACGATTTTACAGATGCTCCCAAGTTAA
- the spoIIIAC gene encoding stage III sporulation protein AC — translation MGIDVDIIFKIAGVGLVVAFLHTILDQVGKKEYAQWVTLFGFIYILFMVASVVEDLFQKIKSVFLFQ, via the coding sequence ATGGGCATTGATGTGGACATCATATTTAAAATAGCGGGTGTGGGGCTAGTAGTGGCATTTCTTCACACGATACTCGATCAGGTTGGGAAGAAGGAATATGCCCAGTGGGTGACACTTTTCGGATTCATCTATATTTTATTCATGGTAGCTTCTGTAGTAGAGGATTTATTTCAAAAAATTAAATCTGTATTTCTATTTCAGTAA
- the spoIIIAB gene encoding stage III sporulation protein SpoIIIAB: MFKLIGAAIIIIATTWAGFEAAKKLSMRPRQLRQLKVAMQSLEAEIMFGHTPLKEAARKLSKQMAKPLSIFFDTFANRLESGETTVKEAWDDSLKKIWQSLALKQGEFEILSQFGETLGKSDKYHQQKQIMLTMAHLEREESDALDRQGKYEKMMKSLGFLSGLLLIILLM; encoded by the coding sequence ATGTTTAAGTTAATAGGAGCAGCGATAATTATTATTGCAACGACATGGGCAGGTTTTGAAGCTGCGAAAAAATTAAGTATGAGGCCTCGTCAACTGAGACAGCTGAAAGTCGCCATGCAATCGCTTGAAGCTGAAATCATGTTTGGTCATACACCTTTGAAAGAAGCGGCAAGGAAACTTTCTAAACAGATGGCCAAACCTTTATCCATCTTTTTCGATACATTTGCAAACCGACTCGAGTCCGGAGAGACCACCGTCAAGGAAGCATGGGATGATAGTTTGAAGAAAATATGGCAATCCCTTGCTTTAAAACAGGGAGAATTCGAGATTCTTTCACAGTTTGGGGAGACGCTTGGAAAAAGCGATAAATATCATCAGCAAAAGCAAATCATGCTAACGATGGCACACTTGGAACGGGAAGAGAGCGATGCACTCGACCGACAGGGGAAATATGAAAAGATGATGAAAAGTCTTGGTTTTTTATCAGGGTTATTATTGATCATCTTGCTGATGTAG
- the spoIIIAA gene encoding stage III sporulation protein AA: METILSFLPKKLYEQLRGMTPMMIDKMEELRIRVGRPLEVIVGGEPYFFSYEVTHSDADQLLNQIGQFSLYTLEEELKRGYITIAGGHRVGLAGKVILENGSVKAIRDISSFNIRVAREKIGAAEPLTSYLYDGEWQHTMLIGAPQTGKTTILRDIARLISSGNEKHGIAPQKVGIVDERSEIAGCVHGVPQLQFGTRVDVLDGCPKAEGMMMMIRSMSPDVLIVDEIGRAADTQAVLEAVNAGIKLMITTHGHTLDEIKKRPFIAEILKQNIFERFIELQRSKSGKRSYNVLDAAGVPIFLGGSVNPHV; this comes from the coding sequence ATGGAAACGATTCTTTCTTTTTTACCGAAAAAATTATACGAGCAACTCCGGGGTATGACACCGATGATGATCGATAAGATGGAAGAGCTGCGAATTCGGGTTGGAAGGCCGCTTGAGGTCATTGTAGGAGGGGAGCCATACTTCTTTTCATATGAAGTGACCCATTCGGATGCGGATCAATTATTGAATCAAATAGGTCAATTTTCGTTATATACACTTGAGGAAGAATTAAAGCGAGGATATATAACCATAGCGGGCGGACATCGGGTGGGGCTTGCTGGCAAGGTGATTCTGGAAAATGGGTCGGTCAAGGCGATCAGGGATATTTCCTCCTTCAATATTCGGGTTGCACGTGAAAAAATAGGTGCAGCTGAACCGCTCACTTCTTACTTATATGACGGGGAATGGCAGCATACAATGTTGATTGGTGCTCCGCAAACGGGAAAAACGACCATATTACGTGATATTGCAAGACTGATATCCAGCGGTAATGAAAAACACGGCATTGCCCCTCAAAAGGTGGGGATAGTGGACGAGCGCTCGGAAATTGCCGGATGTGTCCATGGAGTACCGCAGCTCCAATTTGGAACAAGGGTTGATGTGCTCGATGGATGTCCTAAAGCGGAAGGGATGATGATGATGATCCGTTCGATGTCCCCAGATGTATTGATCGTGGATGAAATAGGCCGCGCAGCGGATACGCAGGCTGTGCTGGAAGCCGTGAACGCAGGTATTAAACTCATGATAACTACACATGGCCATACACTGGATGAAATTAAGAAGCGACCTTTTATCGCCGAAATATTAAAGCAAAACATCTTTGAACGGTTTATAGAATTACAGAGAAGTAAATCCGGCAAGAGGAGCTACAATGTCCTTGATGCTGCGGGAGTTCCCATTTTCTTGGGGGGAAGTGTGAACCCGCATGTTTAA
- the efp gene encoding elongation factor P — protein MISVNDFRTGVTIEVDNGIWQVIEFQHVKPGKGAAFVRSKLRNLRTGSIQEKTFRAGEKVAKAHIENRKMQYLYASGDSHVFMDNETYDQIELPASSIERELKFLKENMEVHIMTFQAETLGVELPNTVELEVAETEPGIKGDTSSGGTKSAVLETGLSVQVPFFINQGDKLLINTNEGSYVSRA, from the coding sequence ATGATTTCTGTAAACGATTTTCGCACGGGTGTTACGATTGAAGTAGATAACGGAATTTGGCAGGTTATCGAGTTCCAACACGTTAAACCTGGTAAAGGTGCAGCTTTTGTACGTTCTAAACTTCGTAACCTTCGTACGGGTTCAATCCAGGAGAAAACATTCCGTGCTGGTGAAAAAGTTGCTAAAGCACATATCGAAAACCGCAAGATGCAGTACCTTTATGCAAGTGGAGACAGCCATGTATTCATGGATAACGAAACGTATGACCAAATCGAGCTGCCTGCATCAAGCATTGAGCGTGAACTTAAGTTCCTTAAGGAAAATATGGAAGTACATATCATGACTTTCCAAGCGGAAACACTTGGGGTCGAGCTTCCTAACACAGTGGAACTAGAAGTGGCGGAGACTGAGCCGGGAATTAAAGGCGATACATCTTCAGGCGGCACGAAATCAGCCGTACTTGAGACGGGCCTTTCGGTTCAAGTCCCATTCTTCATCAACCAAGGTGACAAACTATTGATCAATACAAATGAAGGTTCTTACGTATCACGTGCATAA
- a CDS encoding M24 family metallopeptidase, which produces MNKLMRLRASMEKAGIDGFLITSTYNRRFMTNFTGSAGVVLISQKEAKFITDFRYVEQASKQAPDYEVVQHKGTIIEEVGKQAKAMNIGKLGFEQEHLTYATYKAYEAVIDGQLLPVSGVIENLRLIKTSSEIKILKEAAAIADAAFTHILDFLRPGISELDVSNELEFFMRKQGATSSSFDIIVASGLRSALPHGVATDKIIEKGDFVTLDYGAYYNGYVSDITRTLAVGKPSEELINIYDIVLEAQLRGMAGIKPGMTGREADALTRNLIEEKGYGQYFGHSTGHGIGLEVHEGPALSVRSDIILEPGMAVTVEPGIYLPGVGGVRIEDDTIVTLDGNEALTHSTKELIIL; this is translated from the coding sequence ATGAATAAACTAATGCGCTTAAGAGCCTCAATGGAAAAGGCGGGCATTGATGGTTTTTTGATTACCAGTACATATAATCGCCGATTTATGACCAACTTTACGGGAAGTGCAGGCGTTGTACTTATTTCCCAAAAAGAAGCTAAATTCATCACTGATTTCAGATACGTGGAACAAGCGAGCAAGCAGGCACCGGACTATGAGGTCGTTCAACACAAAGGAACCATCATCGAAGAAGTCGGCAAGCAGGCTAAAGCGATGAATATCGGCAAGCTGGGCTTTGAGCAAGAGCACCTGACTTATGCTACATATAAGGCATACGAAGCGGTCATTGATGGTCAGCTTTTGCCGGTGTCGGGGGTTATTGAGAATTTACGCTTGATAAAGACTTCATCAGAGATTAAGATATTAAAGGAAGCGGCTGCTATTGCTGATGCTGCGTTTACACATATTCTGGATTTCCTGCGTCCAGGGATCTCGGAACTGGATGTATCCAATGAACTTGAGTTCTTTATGAGGAAACAAGGGGCAACTTCTTCTTCCTTCGATATTATTGTGGCATCCGGCTTAAGGTCCGCACTTCCGCATGGAGTTGCTACGGATAAAATCATTGAAAAAGGCGATTTCGTCACATTGGATTACGGGGCATATTATAATGGGTATGTGTCTGACATCACTCGGACATTAGCGGTTGGCAAGCCAAGTGAAGAACTTATTAATATTTATGACATTGTTTTGGAAGCTCAACTGCGAGGAATGGCTGGGATCAAACCCGGTATGACTGGCAGGGAAGCGGATGCACTAACTCGAAATCTAATTGAAGAAAAGGGATATGGGCAGTATTTTGGACATTCGACTGGACATGGTATCGGTCTTGAAGTTCATGAAGGTCCAGCATTATCCGTTAGGTCTGATATCATTTTAGAACCAGGTATGGCCGTAACCGTTGAACCGGGCATTTACTTACCTGGGGTAGGCGGAGTGCGGATTGAAGATGATACAATCGTTACACTTGATGGTAACGAAGCACTTACTCATTCAACCAAAGAGTTAATCATTCTGTAA
- the aroQ gene encoding type II 3-dehydroquinate dehydratase: MTKILLINGPNLNRLGKREPAHYGSSTLADVEAQLMQQAQGLDVELTSFQTNHEGAIIDKLHWSEDHGIDGIIINPGAFTHYSYAIRDAIAGIDVPVVEVHISNIHARESFRHESVTAPVTAGQIVGLGIHGYELALQAITKIAKGRN, encoded by the coding sequence ATGACAAAAATCTTACTAATCAATGGTCCGAATTTAAATCGCTTGGGGAAACGGGAACCTGCGCATTATGGATCCTCGACGCTTGCGGATGTCGAAGCGCAATTAATGCAGCAAGCTCAAGGGTTAGATGTGGAATTGACTTCTTTTCAAACTAACCATGAAGGAGCGATTATCGACAAGCTCCATTGGTCAGAGGATCATGGGATCGACGGGATTATCATTAATCCTGGGGCTTTTACTCATTATAGCTATGCGATTCGTGATGCAATAGCCGGAATTGATGTTCCAGTGGTGGAAGTGCATATTTCGAACATACATGCCCGTGAAAGCTTTCGGCATGAATCAGTGACCGCACCGGTAACGGCGGGACAGATTGTCGGCTTGGGGATACACGGATATGAGTTGGCGTTGCAGGCGATCACAAAGATTGCAAAGGGGAGAAATTAA
- a CDS encoding YqhR family membrane protein: MSSNEKGQIQQEYQSMLIYNVLAVGFVGGALASFIGIIAHYINFMDFSPKFILTSWSNMTWIDHWLGTVMTIILFGILSVGIAFIYYSLFKRMKGIFPGIILGVVCWALLVFVLKPMFIDLPTFYKMSANTVITSVCIFIIYGLFVGFSISYDHQEYIRQKNKAEKHTES, encoded by the coding sequence ATGTCTTCTAATGAAAAAGGACAAATTCAACAGGAATATCAAAGCATGTTAATCTACAATGTACTTGCTGTCGGTTTTGTTGGGGGGGCTTTAGCCAGTTTTATCGGAATCATAGCCCATTATATTAACTTTATGGATTTTAGCCCAAAATTCATACTTACCTCGTGGTCCAATATGACCTGGATCGATCATTGGCTCGGTACGGTAATGACCATAATTTTGTTCGGAATTCTATCCGTGGGGATCGCTTTTATCTACTATAGTCTTTTTAAAAGGATGAAGGGTATTTTTCCGGGTATTATTTTGGGGGTGGTTTGCTGGGCTTTGCTGGTATTTGTCCTGAAACCGATGTTCATCGATTTGCCAACCTTTTATAAAATGTCAGCAAATACGGTTATAACAAGTGTATGCATTTTTATTATATACGGTCTTTTTGTAGGGTTTTCTATTTCATACGATCATCAGGAATATATACGTCAAAAAAACAAAGCCGAGAAGCATACGGAAAGCTGA
- a CDS encoding DUF1385 domain-containing protein — MSEVQKPVYGGQAVVEGVMFGGKHHTVTAVRRKDSTIVYYHLPRESKPVVNSLKRVPFLRGIVSLVQSSATGSKHLNFSTEQYEEEDGEKQEEKKNETKESSKMSVWLGVAVIGVLSFLFGKLLFTLIPVFLAELTRPIFSGHMAQVLMESLFKLILLLVYIYVVSMTPLIKRVFQYHGAEHKVINCFESGKELTVANVQASSRLHYRCGSSFILFTVIVGMFVYMLVPTDPLWLRVVDRVLLIPVVLGIAFEVLQLTNKVRDIPILRYLGYPGLWLQLLTTKAPTDDQVEVALASFQELLRMEKETKKGLESDVIV, encoded by the coding sequence ATGTCTGAGGTTCAAAAACCCGTTTACGGAGGGCAGGCTGTTGTGGAAGGCGTCATGTTCGGCGGCAAACATCACACAGTCACTGCGGTACGCCGCAAAGATTCGACGATTGTATATTATCATCTGCCTCGTGAATCGAAACCTGTCGTCAACAGCTTAAAAAGAGTACCGTTTCTACGGGGTATCGTATCACTTGTTCAGTCAAGTGCCACCGGCTCGAAACATCTGAACTTTTCAACTGAACAGTATGAAGAAGAAGACGGGGAAAAGCAGGAAGAAAAGAAAAATGAAACGAAAGAATCTTCTAAAATGAGTGTATGGCTTGGAGTTGCCGTAATCGGCGTTCTTTCCTTCCTATTCGGGAAGCTGCTTTTCACTTTGATTCCAGTCTTTCTTGCTGAATTGACAAGACCCATCTTCAGCGGCCATATGGCCCAGGTTTTAATGGAAAGCTTGTTCAAATTGATATTATTGCTGGTATACATTTACGTAGTATCCATGACGCCATTGATCAAGCGGGTCTTTCAGTATCACGGAGCAGAGCATAAAGTGATCAATTGCTTTGAAAGCGGAAAAGAATTGACCGTAGCAAATGTGCAGGCAAGTTCACGCCTTCATTATCGCTGTGGCAGCAGCTTTATTTTATTTACAGTCATTGTAGGCATGTTCGTCTATATGTTGGTTCCGACCGATCCATTATGGCTCCGTGTCGTGGATCGCGTTTTGCTTATCCCCGTCGTGCTCGGCATAGCATTCGAAGTCTTGCAGTTGACTAACAAAGTAAGGGATATTCCCATCCTGCGCTACCTTGGCTATCCCGGTCTTTGGCTTCAATTATTGACAACCAAAGCCCCGACAGATGATCAAGTCGAAGTCGCATTAGCCTCATTCCAAGAACTGTTAAGGATGGAAAAAGAGACCAAAAAAGGTTTGGAATCGGATGTAATTGTGTAA
- a CDS encoding SA1362 family protein, translated as MKRFISFMIYGIIALGVLGLLSRLFNDPIGFFRNILIIAIVAGIIYMIYTGLTKGKPVKKEQQAFRKAARQSKKRLKNRTSKKDNVASFSAAKSSKKIKWRKKTDSHLTVIEGKKNKKKNRASF; from the coding sequence TTGAAACGTTTCATATCTTTCATGATATACGGAATCATCGCCCTCGGAGTCCTCGGACTATTGAGCCGACTATTTAATGACCCGATTGGCTTTTTTAGAAACATTCTCATAATAGCCATTGTCGCAGGGATTATTTATATGATTTATACCGGATTAACAAAGGGAAAACCAGTTAAGAAAGAGCAGCAAGCATTTCGAAAGGCTGCCCGCCAATCGAAAAAAAGGCTAAAAAATCGAACTTCGAAAAAAGATAATGTGGCTAGCTTCTCTGCAGCAAAATCATCTAAGAAAATAAAATGGAGAAAGAAAACGGATAGTCACTTAACCGTCATCGAAGGGAAAAAGAATAAAAAGAAAAATCGGGCTTCTTTTTAA
- a CDS encoding patatin-like phospholipase family protein — MIIDGVFSGGGIKGYGLVGALQELEERGFVFHRTAGTSAGSIIAAFVAAGYTGKEMEKLFIDIDLSGLLDKRRGLLPIPLAKWLLVYWRLGLYKGDALEGWVASKLAERNVVTFKDVRPKSLRIITSDITNGKLVVLPDDLPNYGIDPITFPVAKAVRMSCSIPYFFEPVKLDVGKSKLLFVDGGVLSNFPMWLFNSDHVRKERPVIGLRLSVDEIWKPHEVDNAVELFSALFKTMKDSHDARYISKKHVHNIVFIPMKGISAMDFNLNDEQKGELMKRGRQCTKEFLKNWTY; from the coding sequence ATGATTATTGACGGCGTTTTTTCCGGAGGCGGGATTAAAGGCTATGGTTTAGTGGGAGCCCTGCAGGAATTAGAAGAACGGGGATTTGTATTCCATCGGACAGCCGGTACAAGTGCAGGATCCATAATTGCAGCTTTCGTGGCAGCTGGGTACACCGGAAAAGAAATGGAAAAGCTATTTATTGATATAGATTTAAGCGGCCTGCTGGATAAAAGGCGTGGTCTTTTGCCTATCCCGCTTGCCAAATGGCTTCTTGTATACTGGAGACTTGGCCTTTATAAAGGCGATGCATTGGAAGGTTGGGTTGCCAGTAAACTTGCCGAAAGGAATGTAGTCACCTTTAAGGATGTTCGACCGAAATCCCTTCGTATCATAACCTCTGACATCACAAATGGGAAATTGGTGGTTCTGCCTGATGATCTACCGAACTATGGCATTGATCCGATCACTTTTCCAGTTGCAAAGGCAGTAAGAATGAGTTGTAGCATTCCTTATTTCTTTGAGCCAGTCAAACTCGATGTCGGAAAAAGCAAGTTACTTTTTGTTGATGGAGGTGTTTTAAGCAATTTTCCTATGTGGTTATTCAATTCAGATCATGTAAGGAAGGAACGGCCGGTCATAGGCTTGCGGCTGAGTGTCGATGAGATATGGAAACCGCATGAGGTGGATAATGCGGTTGAATTATTTTCCGCACTATTCAAAACGATGAAAGATTCCCATGATGCACGATATATCTCCAAGAAACACGTCCATAATATTGTATTTATCCCGATGAAGGGAATTTCTGCAATGGATTTCAATCTGAATGATGAACAAAAGGGTGAATTGATGAAACGGGGCAGACAGTGCACGAAAGAATTCCTTAAAAATTGGACTTATTGA
- the splB gene encoding spore photoproduct lyase: MKPFMPQLVYIEPRALEYPLGRELKKKFEDLNIEIRETTSHNQIRDLPGENDLQKYRVAKSTLVVGIRKTLKFDSSKPSAEYAIPLATGCMGHCHYCYLQTTLGSKPYIRTYVNLDEIFEAAEKYINERKPEITRFEAACTSDIVGIDHLTHSLKRAIEYFGKSEYGVLRFVTKFHHVDHLLDAEHNGKTRFRFSINSRFVIKNFEPGTSSFEERMEAARKVAGAGYPLGFIVAPIYRHEAWKEGYHELFERLSEALKGVDIPDLTFELIQHRFTGPAKKVIQKNYPKTKLELDETKRKYKWGRYGIGKYVYQTEEAAELETTIRGYIAEFFPKAEIQYFT; this comes from the coding sequence ATGAAACCATTTATGCCACAGTTAGTATATATCGAGCCCAGGGCACTGGAATACCCGCTTGGCCGGGAATTGAAAAAGAAATTCGAAGATTTGAACATTGAAATCCGTGAGACCACATCGCATAACCAAATTAGGGATCTTCCTGGGGAAAATGATCTGCAAAAATATCGTGTCGCCAAATCGACGCTTGTGGTAGGAATAAGAAAAACATTGAAATTCGATTCTTCAAAGCCATCTGCTGAATATGCCATCCCTCTTGCTACAGGGTGTATGGGGCATTGTCACTATTGCTATTTACAGACGACACTCGGATCGAAACCATATATTAGGACATATGTGAATCTTGACGAGATTTTCGAGGCAGCCGAAAAATATATAAATGAGAGAAAGCCGGAAATTACCCGTTTTGAGGCAGCCTGTACATCGGATATTGTCGGAATTGACCATTTGACACATTCTTTAAAAAGGGCCATAGAATATTTTGGAAAAAGTGAATATGGGGTTTTAAGGTTCGTAACTAAATTTCATCATGTCGACCATCTGTTGGATGCTGAACATAATGGAAAAACGAGATTTCGGTTCAGTATAAATTCGCGTTTTGTGATAAAGAATTTCGAGCCAGGCACTTCGAGCTTCGAGGAAAGGATGGAAGCGGCACGCAAAGTGGCAGGTGCCGGATATCCCCTGGGTTTTATCGTAGCTCCAATATATCGTCATGAAGCATGGAAGGAGGGCTATCACGAATTATTCGAACGATTGAGTGAGGCGTTAAAAGGGGTGGATATACCGGATTTGACTTTTGAATTAATCCAGCATCGGTTCACTGGTCCAGCAAAAAAAGTGATTCAAAAAAACTACCCGAAAACAAAATTGGAACTGGACGAAACGAAGCGTAAATATAAATGGGGCCGATATGGCATTGGTAAATATGTTTATCAAACCGAAGAAGCCGCAGAACTGGAAACGACCATTCGTGGGTATATCGCGGAATTTTTCCCGAAAGCGGAAATTCAGTATTTTACCTGA